Below is a window of Burkholderia cepacia DNA.
CGACACCTTCCGCGGCCGGGCATTCCACTCCGCGCACTGGGATCACGACTATTCGCTCGCCGGCAAGCGCGTGGCCGTGGTCGGCACCGGCGCGTCGGCGATCCAGTTCGTGCCTGCGATCGCCGGCAGCGTTCGGCACCTGGCCGTGTTCCAGCGTTCGCCGGCCTACGTGATACCGCGCCCCGACCGCGCGTATCGCCCATGGGAGCAGGCGCTGTTTCGCCGGATGCCGTGGGCGATGAAACTGCATCGCGCATCGATCTACCTGCGCTACGAATCGCGTGCGATCGCGTTCACGCGCCTGCACGGGCTGATGAAAGTCGCGGTCGGCCGGCCGTTCCGCAAGCTGCTTGCGCGCGACGTGCCGGACCCGGCGCTGCGCGCACGGCTCACGCCCGACTACCCGATCGGCTGCAAGCGGCTCCTGCTGTCGAGCGACTACCTCGCGACGATGAGCCGCGAGCACGTCGAACTCGTCACGCAACGGATCCGGCGCGTGACCGAGGACGGGATCGAAACCGCCGACGGCGTCCATCATCCGGTCGATGCGATCGTCTACGGCACGGGGTTCGCGGCGACCGAGTTCCTGTCGCCGATGCGCATCACGGGCCGCGACGGGCTCGACCTGAACGACGCGTGGCGACGCGGTGCGCAGGCCTATCTCGGGCTCACCGTGCCCGGCTTCCCGAATTTCTTCATGCTGTACGGCCCGAACACCAACCTCGGTCACAACTCGATCGTCTACATGCTCGAAAGCCAGATCGCGCACGTGATGCGCTGCGTGCGGGCGATGCGGCGCGACGGCGCGCGCGAGATCGACGTCGACGCGCGCCGCTACCGGCGCTTCAACGCGCACGTGCAGCAGCGGCTCGCCGGTTCGGTGTGGAGCGGCTGCAAGAGCTGGTACGTCGATGCATCGGGGCACAACAGCACGAACTGGCCGGGCTTCACGCTGACCTACCGGTGGATCACGCGGTTCACCGGCATGGCTGCGTACCGCTTCACGCGTCCGTTGCCCGAGCCGGCCGCGCCGACGCGCGGCGCGGTGGTCGCACCACCTGCCGGCGGGCTGGAGGCGCTCGCCGCCGCGTCGCTGCGCGGCTTCCTGCGCGTCGCGTTCCGGCCGCTGATCGGGCCGCCGTTCGGGGCGCGCATGCAGCGCCGTGTCGTCGCGCTGCTGTCGCCGCTGATGCCCGGCGTGGGCGGCACGCTGCGCTACCGCCTGTCCGCGCACGGCGTGCCGGTCGAAGTCGTCGCGCCGAAGCGCGGCGATACGGGTGGTGCGATCCTGTATCTGCACGGCGGTGCGTTCTGCCTTGGCGGGCCGCATACGCATCGCGGCGTGACGACGCGGCTCGCGAACGATGCGGGCCTGCCGGTGTGGGTGCCCGATTACCGGCTCGCGCCCGAACACCCTAGCCCGGCCGCGCTCGACGATGCGCTGGCCGTGTACGACGCGATGCGCGCGCAGGGTCATGCGCCGCACCGGATCGTGATCGCCGGCGACTCGGCCGGCGGTGCGCTGGC
It encodes the following:
- a CDS encoding flavin-containing monooxygenase; translated protein: MLSPDPSRSAGSAAPLAAIIIGAGFAGIGMAVALQRAGIHDFVIVERSHDVGGVWRDNSYPGAACDVPSHLYSFSFEPNPAWSRVFAPQPEIHAYLQHCARKYGLARHLRFGAEVEHARYDEAHALWHVTLADGTTLGAAVLVSGTGQLSRPAMPDLPGIDTFRGRAFHSAHWDHDYSLAGKRVAVVGTGASAIQFVPAIAGSVRHLAVFQRSPAYVIPRPDRAYRPWEQALFRRMPWAMKLHRASIYLRYESRAIAFTRLHGLMKVAVGRPFRKLLARDVPDPALRARLTPDYPIGCKRLLLSSDYLATMSREHVELVTQRIRRVTEDGIETADGVHHPVDAIVYGTGFAATEFLSPMRITGRDGLDLNDAWRRGAQAYLGLTVPGFPNFFMLYGPNTNLGHNSIVYMLESQIAHVMRCVRAMRRDGAREIDVDARRYRRFNAHVQQRLAGSVWSGCKSWYVDASGHNSTNWPGFTLTYRWITRFTGMAAYRFTRPLPEPAAPTRGAVVAPPAGGLEALAAASLRGFLRVAFRPLIGPPFGARMQRRVVALLSPLMPGVGGTLRYRLSAHGVPVEVVAPKRGDTGGAILYLHGGAFCLGGPHTHRGVTTRLANDAGLPVWVPDYRLAPEHPSPAALDDALAVYDAMRAQGHAPHRIVIAGDSAGGALALALAIALRERGDPAAAALLLISPVTDPALGGATLASRRHDDPMIRRGWLEQGLRWYHGAGSAVARGPLDTDLRGLPPMLVQAGDQEVLLSDAQRLADHASACGVPCRLEIHAARWHVFHLQAFYLRSARDALRTLAAFASARVAATA